In the genome of Apium graveolens cultivar Ventura unplaced genomic scaffold, ASM990537v1 ctg1456, whole genome shotgun sequence, one region contains:
- the LOC141699885 gene encoding uncharacterized protein LOC141699885, which produces MWGMDILGPFPVASGQRKFIVVSIDYFTKWIEAKALAKITTKKIVQFFWENVICRFGIPRILVMDNGKQFDNAEFREYCDDNSIELRFTSVSHPQANEQEEVAKRIILDGLKKRVERSRNTWVDELLPILWAYRTTCKVTTKATPFMLAYGAQAVVPLEIMHGSPRIEAYEPETNEEGIRLALDLMDEVRDEANSRNAEHQ; this is translated from the coding sequence ATGTGGGGAATGGACATACTTGGACCATTTCCTGTAGCGTCAGGACAGAGGAAGTTCATTGTGGTATCTATAGACTACTTTacaaagtggattgaggctaaagcactagccaagataaccacTAAGAAAATTGTACAATTTTTCTGGGAGAATGTGATATGCCGATTCGGAATCCCACGCATCCTTGTCATGGATAATGGGAAACAATTCGATAATGCAGAGTTTAGAGAGTACTGCGATGACAACAGCATAGAGCTTCGCTTCACCTCAGTTTCTCACCCACAAGCGAACGAGCAGGAGGAAGTTGCCAAAagaatcatccttgatggacttaagaaaaGGGTCGAACGCTCAAGAAACACTTGGGTGGATGAGTTGTTACCTATACTATGGGCATATCGTACCACCTGCAAAGTGACAACTAAAGCTACCCCATTCATGCTGGCTTATGGAGCACAGGCTGTGGTGCCCCTTGAGATCATGCATGGGTCTCCTAGGATCGAAGCTTATGAACCAGAAACCAATGAAGAAGGCATAAGGCTCGCTCTTGATCTTATGGATGAGGTCAGAGATGAGGCTAATTCCCGTAATGCAGAGCATCAgtga